The following coding sequences lie in one Apium graveolens cultivar Ventura chromosome 3, ASM990537v1, whole genome shotgun sequence genomic window:
- the LOC141712055 gene encoding uncharacterized protein LOC141712055 codes for MSKIGGVTTCKEPLEILKENKEKENVLVTGSMDVKTLETPGLGILDACRSYALKLVSELDKVKSHELFVDVVELERLRSEAVEMRKAKESLETWLSEMVRAQETASSKISSLMNENVNLSNECNSLSLTVKEQVVGLAGAEGNIAKLKVEY; via the exons ATGTCTAAAATTGGTGGAGTAACTACTTGTAAGGAGCCATTGGAGATTTTGAAAGAaaataaggagaaagagaatgttCTGGTCACTGGGAGTATGGATGTTAAAACTTTGGAGACTCCAGGTTTGGGGATACTGGATGCTTGTAGAAGCTATGCATTGAAG CTTGTGTCGGAGCTTGATAAGGTCAAAAGccatgaattgtttgttgatgtTGTTGAGTTGGAAAGGCTCCGAAGTGAGGCTGTGGAGATGAGGAAAGCGAAGGAGTCTTTGGAGACGTGGCTATCGGAGATGGTTCGTGCCCAGGAGACGGCTTCTTCGAAGATATCGAGCTTGATGAATGAGAATGTTAATCTCTCCAATGAGTGTAACTCATTATCTCTTACCGTGAAGGAGCAGGTTGTAGGTTTAGCTGGGGCCGAAGGAAATATTGCCAAACTTAAGGTGGAATATTGA